In a genomic window of Sulfurisphaera tokodaii str. 7:
- a CDS encoding NADH-quinone oxidoreductase subunit K has product MILPYFGLVIGIILGSIGVYGLLNSKNIVRILLSSEIIFNSSILLVFSASAILGRVYLPIVFSIFAVSMGLVEVVVAFAAIILYYRNKNSLEVE; this is encoded by the coding sequence ATGATTCTTCCTTACTTTGGTTTGGTTATAGGTATAATCCTTGGAAGTATAGGAGTATATGGATTGCTAAATAGTAAAAATATAGTAAGAATACTTCTGTCATCAGAAATTATATTTAATTCTTCAATACTACTTGTTTTTTCAGCTTCTGCTATACTAGGTAGAGTTTATCTTCCTATTGTTTTTTCTATTTTTGCTGTTAGTATGGGATTAGTCGAAGTTGTAGTCGCTTTTGCAGCTATAATTCTTTATTATAGAAATAAAAATTCTCTAGAGGTGGAATAA
- a CDS encoding inositol-3-phosphate synthase produces MIKVAIFGVGNVASALLQGLEWLKEGKNLPGLLDLSISPTEIEIVKAFDIDKRKVGKKISEAIFMKPNVVKKYVDVKSDIIVERGPTLDGLEGSLSNIIEESEEKPVDVESELKDVDVSISLLPAGTQQANEYYASASLNANVAFINVTPAEIINIYAPKFAEKKIPLFGDDLLSQIGGTILHTGIIEFLKSRGVKVIRTYQIDISGNTETYVTLEEWRKDLKKGIKSNFISSHADDAQVIAGTSDYVEFLGDRRVSYMSIEGIYSFGVPFKLDISFKTEDAPNAVVPLIDLIRLAKIAKDNGIGGAIPQICGYYFKRPPKIYSSLQEAKHELLNFVKMMTEPRLDR; encoded by the coding sequence TTGATTAAGGTTGCAATTTTTGGCGTAGGAAATGTTGCAAGTGCTCTTTTACAAGGTCTAGAATGGCTAAAGGAAGGAAAAAATTTACCAGGATTGTTAGATCTTAGTATTTCGCCTACGGAGATAGAAATTGTAAAGGCTTTCGATATAGATAAAAGAAAAGTAGGGAAAAAGATATCTGAAGCTATTTTTATGAAACCTAATGTAGTAAAAAAATATGTAGATGTAAAATCGGACATTATTGTTGAGAGAGGACCAACATTAGATGGACTAGAAGGTTCATTATCTAACATTATCGAAGAATCTGAAGAGAAGCCGGTCGATGTTGAAAGTGAATTAAAAGATGTTGATGTTTCAATAAGTCTATTACCAGCTGGTACACAACAAGCTAATGAATATTATGCAAGTGCATCACTTAACGCTAATGTAGCTTTCATCAATGTAACACCTGCGGAAATAATTAATATATATGCTCCTAAATTTGCTGAGAAGAAAATACCATTATTTGGTGATGATTTGTTAAGTCAAATAGGCGGAACAATTTTACATACTGGTATTATAGAGTTTTTAAAAAGTAGAGGAGTGAAAGTAATAAGAACATATCAAATTGATATTTCAGGAAATACAGAGACTTATGTTACATTAGAAGAATGGAGAAAAGATTTGAAAAAAGGAATTAAATCAAATTTTATTTCATCTCATGCTGATGATGCTCAAGTAATTGCAGGTACTTCAGATTATGTAGAATTTTTAGGAGATAGAAGAGTAAGTTACATGAGTATTGAAGGGATATACTCATTTGGTGTTCCATTTAAACTAGATATTTCGTTTAAAACAGAAGATGCTCCTAACGCTGTAGTACCTTTAATAGATTTAATAAGATTAGCTAAAATAGCTAAAGATAATGGAATTGGTGGCGCAATACCACAGATCTGTGGATACTACTTCAAGAGACCGCCAAAAATTTATTCTTCGTTACAAGAAGCTAAACATGAGTTACTTAATTTTGTTAAGATGATGACTGAACCCCGGCTAGATCGATGA
- the nuoN gene encoding NADH-quinone oxidoreductase subunit NuoN, whose amino-acid sequence MILQYIPIVLPSILIVFSSIAVLYIDNGTRSRYIIAVDLSIGTLLVSFLTLIIFYGLGYYGYSLFSSTLYLSNFGYFIAVSAILATIIVIYGGMESLEPIKTRSSFLSLAMLTDLGVIYLGFAYSVITILASWGIASAATYVIAMIRKDYSSTIAGVKYLIMGLLSSSLMVLGFAFFILGIGSLSLDATINYQTLVILGIMFLSIAFLFKVGAFPFQAWLPDVYSMSDRISVAFVSSVGKIVGIAPLFDIIYFLKPSGIVGFSIFVIFALITVMSLIFGNIVAFSRQDFASMLAYSSITQVGFMLIAITMLPYNPTVSTSGLMVYLLAYSIAQAGLFIALSHIEKVSGTSYIEGFRGMSSSDKALAFALSILLLSLLGIPPILGFWAKLFVLEASFSQPWLTVIGFLNSAVSAGYYIPPIREIFREGEFRNVNSTERDAAIIASILSIALGIVAPLIVGVIS is encoded by the coding sequence ATGATACTTCAATATATTCCCATAGTTCTTCCTTCAATTTTAATAGTATTTTCATCTATAGCTGTTCTATATATTGATAATGGTACTAGAAGCAGATATATTATAGCAGTCGATTTATCTATTGGTACTCTGCTGGTTTCTTTTTTAACTCTAATAATTTTTTACGGGTTAGGATATTATGGCTACTCTCTTTTTTCTTCTACTCTTTACTTATCTAATTTCGGATATTTTATTGCAGTATCCGCAATATTAGCTACAATAATAGTTATTTATGGAGGAATGGAAAGCTTAGAGCCTATTAAGACTAGATCCTCTTTCTTATCCTTAGCGATGTTAACAGATTTAGGCGTAATTTATTTAGGTTTCGCGTATAGTGTAATTACCATACTAGCATCATGGGGTATAGCATCTGCAGCAACTTATGTAATTGCAATGATTAGGAAGGACTACTCTTCGACTATTGCTGGAGTAAAATACTTAATTATGGGGTTACTCTCAAGCTCTCTAATGGTTTTAGGTTTCGCATTCTTCATTTTAGGAATTGGTTCTCTATCATTAGATGCTACTATAAACTACCAAACTTTAGTAATATTAGGTATTATGTTTCTTTCAATAGCTTTCCTCTTTAAAGTAGGGGCTTTTCCATTTCAAGCATGGCTTCCAGATGTATACTCTATGTCAGACAGAATATCTGTAGCTTTTGTATCAAGTGTAGGTAAAATAGTAGGTATTGCACCTCTCTTTGATATAATCTATTTCTTAAAACCATCTGGTATAGTAGGATTCTCCATATTCGTAATTTTTGCTTTGATTACAGTAATGAGCCTAATATTTGGAAATATAGTAGCTTTCTCGAGGCAAGATTTTGCGTCAATGTTAGCATATAGTAGTATTACCCAAGTGGGGTTTATGTTAATTGCAATAACTATGCTACCTTATAATCCAACTGTTTCTACTAGTGGATTAATGGTTTATTTATTAGCTTACTCAATAGCTCAAGCTGGTTTATTTATTGCTTTATCCCATATAGAGAAAGTTAGCGGAACTAGTTATATTGAAGGTTTTAGAGGAATGAGTTCTAGTGATAAAGCTTTAGCATTCGCGCTTTCAATATTACTCCTAAGCTTATTAGGTATACCGCCAATATTAGGATTTTGGGCTAAATTATTTGTTCTAGAAGCATCATTCTCACAGCCGTGGTTAACTGTTATTGGGTTTTTGAATAGTGCTGTATCAGCTGGATACTATATACCGCCAATTAGAGAAATTTTTAGAGAAGGAGAGTTTAGGAATGTAAATTCTACAGAAAGAGATGCAGCAATTATAGCATCAATTTTAAGTATAGCTTTGGGTATAGTAGCACCATTGATAGTAGGTGTTATATCTTGA
- a CDS encoding NADH-quinone oxidoreductase subunit D, translated as MEVDIVPVEGELNVGPQHPGSGHMRIYVKLNGDIIVDADLDVGYVHRAVEKLSEVRNYMHLIPLVERPAILDSIHMNLGYIMAVEKILGVDVPERAQYLRTLAAEVNRIASHLYGIGILAIFLGHSTGFMWGFGDREVWVEILQALTGARVTNSYIIPGGVRRDLIPTIKEMIEKAIVYQRKKVQDWYKIFVKNPNIRDRLENVGVMTRENAIKWGAVGPNLRASGVYYDVRKIEPYAAYDKVDFEIPVYKEGDAYARLLVRFEEIEQSMRILEQVIKNIPEGNILSDRFFKQIPPTRLKKWWEGQRRVVFPGYYASFRPPRGEAISRVEAARGELVYYVVSDGSPHPYRLRMITPSYRLIYVFKELAKGARYADLVAIYGSLDYFPPEADR; from the coding sequence ATGGAAGTTGATATTGTTCCAGTAGAGGGAGAACTTAATGTAGGTCCTCAGCATCCTGGATCTGGACATATGAGAATTTATGTTAAACTTAATGGTGATATTATTGTTGATGCTGACTTAGATGTTGGCTATGTACATAGAGCTGTTGAAAAACTAAGTGAAGTAAGAAATTATATGCATTTAATACCTTTAGTAGAAAGACCTGCGATCTTAGATTCTATACATATGAACTTAGGATATATTATGGCTGTTGAAAAAATTTTAGGAGTTGACGTGCCAGAGAGAGCTCAATACTTACGCACATTAGCGGCTGAAGTTAATAGGATCGCAAGCCACTTATATGGTATTGGTATATTAGCAATATTTTTAGGTCACTCAACTGGTTTTATGTGGGGTTTTGGAGATAGAGAAGTATGGGTAGAGATACTTCAAGCACTAACTGGTGCAAGGGTCACAAATTCTTACATTATTCCAGGAGGAGTTAGAAGGGATCTTATACCAACTATTAAAGAAATGATAGAAAAGGCAATTGTTTATCAAAGGAAAAAAGTACAAGATTGGTATAAAATTTTTGTGAAGAATCCCAATATAAGGGATAGATTAGAAAATGTTGGTGTTATGACTAGAGAGAATGCGATTAAATGGGGTGCCGTAGGACCTAATTTAAGAGCTTCTGGAGTATATTATGATGTTAGGAAGATAGAGCCTTATGCAGCCTATGATAAGGTGGATTTTGAGATACCAGTATATAAAGAAGGAGATGCTTATGCTAGGTTATTGGTTAGATTTGAAGAAATAGAACAAAGTATGAGAATTTTAGAACAAGTAATAAAGAATATTCCAGAGGGGAATATATTAAGCGACAGATTCTTTAAACAAATTCCTCCGACTAGATTAAAGAAATGGTGGGAGGGGCAAAGAAGAGTTGTATTTCCAGGTTATTATGCTTCCTTCAGACCTCCAAGGGGAGAAGCAATTTCTAGGGTTGAGGCTGCTAGAGGAGAACTAGTTTATTATGTAGTTAGTGATGGTTCTCCTCATCCATATAGGTTAAGAATGATTACTCCTTCATATCGTTTAATATATGTTTTTAAAGAATTAGCTAAGGGGGCACGTTACGCCGATTTAGTTGCGATATATGGTAGTTTAGATTATTTTCCTCCGGAGGCTGATAGATAA
- a CDS encoding NADH-quinone oxidoreductase subunit J family protein yields MSLMSDFQVSFFVFFGIISIASALFITRQKNVFYAAIGLIFLGISVAAMIALINFAYSFYSAFHILLYVGSTVVFLAISLVMFRGLNVKEVKISWAPIIALLVGVFVFIDIFATFSSITPVSTLEVFSLQTLANEILQNYWFPALILIIALLTTMIEAISLARRD; encoded by the coding sequence ATGTCCCTGATGAGTGATTTTCAAGTTTCATTTTTTGTATTTTTTGGAATAATAAGTATTGCTTCTGCACTGTTTATAACTAGGCAAAAGAACGTATTTTATGCAGCGATAGGTCTAATATTTTTAGGAATATCCGTTGCTGCTATGATAGCGTTAATTAATTTTGCTTACTCGTTTTATTCAGCATTTCATATTTTACTCTATGTTGGTTCAACTGTAGTGTTTTTAGCAATTTCTCTAGTAATGTTTAGAGGGTTAAATGTTAAAGAGGTTAAAATAAGTTGGGCTCCTATAATAGCGTTGCTTGTTGGTGTTTTCGTATTTATTGATATATTTGCTACTTTCTCTAGTATAACACCAGTCTCAACATTAGAGGTCTTTAGTTTACAAACTTTAGCTAATGAAATTTTACAAAACTATTGGTTCCCAGCACTTATCTTAATAATAGCACTTTTAACAACCATGATTGAGGCTATATCTCTCGCACGGAGGGATTAA
- a CDS encoding proton-conducting transporter membrane subunit, with product MISLFVFVISFIVASIIFFIKDKRISGVLSFLSIVINVYFLFRYGLFYEFYVTNYVGNFGFTVNDLNYPLIITILVVTLVTVYYSQRYMEKRFHELGYGNWGLYYALYSLFAISMFYVVISINLLELYIFLEISLITSFLLILLYGYGDRRRISLLYFIWTHVGTILTLASIVILGLVSGKMDIYSSFGEIYNYSTIAYAPLIFIAGVIGMFIKGAQAGFNIWLPYAHGEAPTPISILLSPNMVGLGIFVVIIYYYLFPSFSFLAPIFIAWAIITMIYGGINALAQRDFKRFLAYSSVSQMGYMLLGASISFFIGLKSSVLTLPLGIIASVLIYASHGFGKALLFMSAGAAITELEERDIEKLGGLYLVSPLHTTLAFIGILNILGLPPTVGLVSEVLLLMSAGQLVPLIGEGFFVLLVALLMIAIGMSSGYATYLFKKVYSNIKERKQSLDNAYEYSIPMIITAIVSVIFFFLPEFMAHSLSNFIQTFSTNSLNLFFIVFLPAIGSLIALIVPMNQDTRGGIVTALIGISMILAIINLINSVHSPLFVPQSITTVFSYFTFSSSLLQALLGVFVSSLAFFISMYSIGYMKEDSVLRRYWGFFGFFVSSMLAVIYADNVLLFLAGWEGTSLASYGLISYWLDDNERNVVGDFGRKVFGIEYLSRPTTSGIRAMIFTRIGDVGLIVGLGYLMYLTTLSDYSGITTIYSGLFSVLHLIYNLPYGWVILLLMFLGGLGKSAQFPLTQWLLTAMTGPTPVSALIHAATMVNLGAILTFFVYPFLVYPNPQTTLFMSIMVGISMFTAIYTSTSALASNEQKLILAYSTADQISLMILSSSIGGLLASLTSNLNYLYAGILIGFIQMLAHGTYKASLFMNAGSVIHFTENRYVGVFKGLYRKLKSVFVLQLLAALNLASIPPLIGFWAHDLIGVLASNTSLFPLYVITEFLGGVYIIRYVIKAFLWKNGEDAEEEGHVHPLMIISPAILVITSIILGAVFLTSLVPFFTSIGLSSSFISLDLPSVLLAILGVIIALALYLNGLDLGKYSGVRPLVDFLYYGWFVNPAFDKFGIAGYRFAKGVYEKFEYGVIDLSLNMRLPQGLIRAGNSIFKKTETGILRDYIFMYLIGLVILAFIIIFFIMGV from the coding sequence ATGATATCACTGTTTGTTTTCGTTATATCTTTTATTGTTGCATCAATAATATTTTTTATAAAAGATAAAAGAATATCTGGGGTACTCTCTTTCTTGTCTATAGTAATTAATGTCTATTTCTTATTTAGATATGGTTTATTTTATGAGTTTTATGTTACTAATTATGTAGGTAATTTTGGGTTCACGGTTAATGACTTAAACTATCCTCTTATAATCACAATTTTAGTCGTCACTTTAGTTACTGTTTACTACTCTCAAAGATATATGGAGAAAAGATTTCATGAACTAGGTTATGGCAATTGGGGATTATATTATGCGTTATATTCACTTTTCGCAATCTCAATGTTTTATGTAGTAATTTCGATTAACTTATTAGAACTCTATATATTCCTAGAAATATCTCTAATTACATCATTTCTCTTAATTTTACTTTATGGATATGGAGATAGAAGAAGGATAAGCTTATTATACTTTATATGGACTCATGTAGGTACTATTTTAACCTTAGCCTCAATAGTTATTTTAGGTTTAGTCAGCGGAAAAATGGATATTTATAGTAGTTTTGGTGAAATATATAATTATTCCACTATAGCTTATGCTCCCTTGATTTTTATAGCTGGAGTAATAGGTATGTTTATTAAAGGTGCTCAAGCGGGGTTTAATATTTGGCTTCCTTATGCACATGGCGAAGCACCTACACCAATTTCTATACTCTTAAGTCCTAACATGGTAGGATTAGGCATATTTGTAGTCATAATCTATTATTACTTGTTCCCATCATTTTCATTCTTAGCTCCTATATTCATAGCTTGGGCAATAATAACTATGATATATGGAGGCATCAATGCTCTTGCCCAAAGGGATTTCAAAAGGTTTTTAGCATATTCTAGTGTGTCACAGATGGGTTATATGTTACTGGGTGCTTCAATCTCCTTTTTCATAGGGTTAAAATCTTCAGTTTTGACATTACCTCTTGGAATAATAGCTTCAGTATTAATTTATGCATCTCACGGTTTTGGGAAAGCATTACTCTTCATGAGTGCTGGAGCAGCTATAACTGAGCTGGAAGAGAGGGATATAGAAAAATTAGGTGGACTTTATCTGGTTTCTCCATTACACACTACATTGGCATTTATAGGTATTCTTAATATTTTAGGACTACCGCCAACAGTAGGTTTAGTTAGTGAAGTTTTATTACTAATGTCTGCGGGGCAATTAGTGCCATTAATTGGTGAAGGTTTCTTTGTGCTTCTTGTTGCACTACTGATGATAGCAATAGGAATGTCTTCGGGTTATGCTACTTACTTATTTAAGAAGGTTTATTCAAACATCAAAGAAAGAAAACAAAGTTTAGACAATGCCTATGAGTACTCAATTCCAATGATAATAACAGCGATAGTTAGTGTTATATTCTTCTTCCTCCCAGAATTTATGGCCCATTCATTAAGTAATTTTATTCAAACTTTTTCTACTAATTCTTTAAATCTTTTCTTCATAGTATTCCTACCAGCTATAGGATCTTTAATAGCACTTATTGTTCCAATGAATCAAGATACTAGAGGAGGTATAGTTACAGCATTAATAGGTATATCAATGATTTTAGCAATTATTAACTTGATAAACTCTGTTCATTCACCATTATTTGTTCCACAAAGTATTACCACAGTATTTAGCTACTTTACATTTAGCTCTTCACTTTTACAAGCACTTTTAGGTGTTTTTGTATCTTCACTAGCTTTCTTCATTTCAATGTATAGTATAGGTTATATGAAAGAGGATAGCGTTTTAAGGAGATATTGGGGATTTTTCGGTTTCTTTGTTTCTTCAATGTTGGCTGTAATATATGCAGATAATGTGTTACTATTCTTAGCTGGTTGGGAGGGAACCAGTCTTGCATCCTATGGCCTAATTAGCTATTGGCTGGATGACAATGAGAGGAATGTTGTAGGTGACTTTGGTAGAAAAGTGTTCGGGATAGAATACTTATCAAGACCTACAACTAGCGGAATAAGGGCAATGATATTTACTAGAATTGGAGATGTAGGCTTAATAGTAGGTTTGGGTTACTTAATGTATTTGACTACTTTGTCAGACTATTCTGGTATAACTACTATTTATAGTGGTTTATTTTCAGTCTTACACTTAATATATAATCTTCCTTATGGTTGGGTAATTTTACTCTTAATGTTCTTAGGAGGTCTAGGTAAAAGTGCTCAATTCCCATTAACTCAGTGGTTATTAACAGCCATGACTGGTCCAACACCTGTTAGTGCCCTAATACATGCAGCAACAATGGTTAATCTGGGTGCGATTTTAACATTCTTTGTATACCCCTTCTTAGTTTATCCAAATCCTCAAACAACACTATTTATGAGTATTATGGTAGGAATCTCAATGTTTACTGCAATCTATACAAGTACATCTGCATTGGCTTCAAATGAACAAAAATTAATTTTAGCTTATTCCACAGCCGATCAGATTTCACTAATGATTTTATCGTCTTCAATAGGAGGTTTACTTGCCTCATTAACTTCTAATCTTAACTATCTATATGCTGGAATCTTAATTGGTTTTATACAAATGTTAGCCCATGGAACATATAAAGCTTCATTATTCATGAATGCGGGTAGTGTAATTCATTTTACTGAAAATAGATATGTAGGAGTATTCAAAGGTTTGTATAGAAAATTAAAGAGTGTATTTGTGCTTCAATTACTAGCTGCACTTAATCTCGCAAGTATACCACCATTGATAGGGTTCTGGGCACACGACTTAATTGGTGTTCTAGCTTCTAACACTTCATTATTCCCACTATATGTAATAACTGAGTTTTTAGGTGGCGTCTATATAATTCGTTATGTAATTAAAGCATTTTTATGGAAGAATGGTGAAGATGCGGAAGAAGAGGGTCATGTTCATCCACTGATGATTATATCTCCAGCAATATTAGTTATTACATCAATAATACTTGGTGCTGTATTTTTGACCTCTCTTGTCCCATTTTTCACAAGTATAGGTCTAAGTAGTTCATTCATATCCCTAGATTTACCATCAGTTCTGCTGGCTATTTTAGGTGTTATTATAGCATTAGCCTTGTATCTAAATGGTTTAGATCTAGGGAAATATTCTGGAGTAAGACCATTAGTTGACTTCTTATACTATGGTTGGTTTGTTAATCCAGCGTTTGACAAATTTGGGATTGCAGGATATAGGTTTGCTAAAGGTGTTTATGAAAAGTTTGAATATGGCGTTATTGATTTATCATTAAATATGCGATTACCTCAAGGACTCATAAGGGCAGGAAACAGTATTTTCAAGAAGACTGAAACAGGGATTTTGCGTGATTACATTTTTATGTATTTAATAGGCCTTGTAATTCTTGCTTTTATCATAATCTTTTTCATTATGGGGGTGTAA
- the nuoI gene encoding NADH-quinone oxidoreductase subunit NuoI, giving the protein MDKVKEYKKEKNPFRLFVDHLNAVGTGIKYMIQPQRITLKYPEESLTLPTGYRGMIRLYKDICIGCTLCALICPADAMKMVTEGGKKFPSINYGRCVFCGFCVDVCPVDALKETRVHDAVFTNRRDLVFRPDRFDQDFDQPIPSQGIVKKVRAVVDEKKGIKYVPDE; this is encoded by the coding sequence ATGGATAAAGTAAAAGAATATAAAAAAGAAAAAAATCCGTTTAGATTATTTGTAGATCATTTAAATGCAGTAGGAACTGGAATAAAGTATATGATACAACCTCAAAGAATAACGTTAAAATATCCAGAAGAATCGCTAACATTACCAACTGGTTATAGAGGAATGATAAGGTTATACAAAGATATTTGTATAGGGTGTACTTTATGTGCATTAATTTGTCCAGCAGACGCAATGAAAATGGTAACTGAGGGAGGAAAGAAGTTTCCCTCAATTAACTATGGTAGGTGTGTATTCTGTGGTTTTTGTGTTGATGTGTGTCCAGTTGACGCCTTAAAAGAAACTAGGGTTCATGATGCTGTATTTACCAATAGGAGAGATTTAGTATTTAGACCAGATAGGTTCGATCAAGATTTTGATCAACCGATACCTTCTCAAGGTATAGTGAAAAAAGTTAGAGCTGTTGTTGACGAAAAGAAGGGGATCAAATATGTCCCTGATGAGTGA
- the ndhC gene encoding NADH-quinone oxidoreductase subunit A — MALTQALLAFGLPVILFLIAGYGGYKILSMVVPSEYNPVKVSRFEAGNIPYGEGRLWFPLQYYGYVLVYTSIEPIVVLFFAISEAAYTTSFILFRDLLILILSSIVILYPILYYAVKQVNTIEYWLLR, encoded by the coding sequence ATGGCATTAACTCAAGCATTACTAGCTTTTGGACTTCCAGTTATTTTGTTCCTTATAGCTGGATATGGTGGTTATAAGATACTTTCCATGGTTGTGCCTAGTGAATATAATCCAGTTAAGGTTAGTAGATTCGAAGCTGGTAATATACCATACGGTGAAGGTAGACTTTGGTTTCCTCTTCAATATTACGGGTATGTTTTAGTATATACTTCTATTGAGCCTATTGTAGTTTTGTTCTTTGCTATATCGGAAGCTGCTTATACAACCTCGTTTATCCTATTTAGAGATCTTTTAATACTTATATTGTCAAGTATTGTAATTTTATATCCAATACTTTATTACGCAGTAAAACAAGTGAATACAATAGAGTATTGGCTTTTAAGGTGA
- the nuoH gene encoding NADH-quinone oxidoreductase subunit NuoH yields MDVLSAIRYYFFYPSFFAVIIFPGLIFTTIILLLTIWFERKAAARVQMRIGPLYVSKRTGGITQLIADAIRLVFSEIIIPTGVNPTLYVLAPIFPIIFSFIPMVLIPFSVIPKSGSVLSPYFHFFYDPNINSGIFVGYFLPYNMILVLGLSSVVPVFILLQAWATNNRFAIVGAVREALLSVSYDVLLVMSVVAIAIEYHTLDIAKVVESGIPGIVANPLAAIVFLVGMLMGTGRFPFEIVEAESELVVGPSTEYSGFLFVLAMGGSYISTFALSFVFSDLFLGGWLPLNGLPGALINTIKAIIVLWFTVFLRGVYGRYRIDQALRGSWKYLLPVAFASLVLGLVVGWLWIK; encoded by the coding sequence GTGGATGTACTTTCAGCTATCAGATATTATTTCTTTTATCCATCTTTTTTTGCAGTAATTATATTTCCAGGATTAATATTTACTACAATAATATTATTACTTACAATATGGTTTGAAAGAAAAGCTGCTGCTCGAGTTCAAATGCGAATTGGTCCTCTATATGTATCAAAAAGGACTGGTGGTATTACACAGTTGATAGCTGATGCTATAAGGTTGGTGTTCTCAGAAATAATTATCCCAACTGGAGTAAATCCTACGCTTTATGTTTTAGCCCCAATATTTCCTATAATATTCAGTTTTATACCAATGGTTCTTATACCATTTTCAGTAATACCCAAAAGTGGTTCAGTATTATCACCATACTTCCATTTCTTCTATGACCCTAACATAAATAGTGGAATCTTTGTAGGTTACTTCTTGCCGTATAATATGATTTTAGTTTTAGGACTATCTTCTGTTGTTCCAGTATTTATATTGCTTCAAGCGTGGGCTACTAATAACAGATTCGCTATTGTAGGTGCAGTTAGGGAAGCCTTATTGTCAGTGTCATATGATGTTCTTTTAGTAATGTCAGTTGTTGCAATTGCAATAGAATATCATACGTTAGATATTGCTAAGGTTGTAGAATCTGGAATACCTGGCATCGTTGCTAATCCTCTAGCTGCTATCGTTTTTCTAGTCGGTATGCTAATGGGAACTGGAAGATTTCCGTTTGAAATTGTTGAGGCTGAGAGTGAATTAGTTGTAGGCCCTTCAACAGAGTATAGTGGCTTTTTATTCGTTTTAGCGATGGGAGGAAGCTATATTTCGACTTTTGCATTATCATTTGTTTTCTCTGATCTCTTCTTGGGCGGATGGCTTCCGTTAAATGGTTTACCAGGGGCTTTAATAAATACAATAAAGGCTATAATTGTTTTATGGTTTACTGTGTTTTTAAGAGGTGTTTATGGCAGATATAGGATTGATCAAGCCTTAAGGGGTTCTTGGAAATATTTACTTCCCGTAGCTTTTGCCTCTTTAGTTTTAGGTTTGGTGGTGGGATGGTTATGGATAAAGTAA
- a CDS encoding NADH-quinone oxidoreductase subunit C, translating into MAQTVQSILNSIFSQVQSKFKVTGKVESDKRASIQVDKSQIVEVAGFLKSLGFDHVKSVTAIDYPDAQEFEVVYHISSYSNIDLAKTIVALRTRVKYDDPKLPSLYKIWESVWTGERETYEMYGIIFDGHPDLRRLFLPEDFEGVYPMRKSYKIKTEGLFVDKPS; encoded by the coding sequence ATGGCTCAAACTGTTCAATCTATTTTAAATTCTATATTTTCTCAAGTTCAAAGCAAATTTAAAGTTACTGGAAAAGTAGAGAGCGATAAAAGGGCATCTATTCAAGTAGATAAATCGCAGATAGTTGAAGTAGCAGGTTTTCTTAAAAGTCTTGGTTTTGACCATGTTAAAAGTGTCACTGCAATTGACTATCCAGATGCTCAAGAGTTTGAAGTAGTTTATCATATCTCTTCTTATTCAAATATTGATTTAGCTAAAACTATTGTAGCCTTAAGAACAAGAGTAAAATATGATGATCCTAAATTGCCTTCTTTATATAAGATTTGGGAAAGTGTTTGGACTGGGGAAAGGGAAACATATGAAATGTATGGAATAATATTTGATGGTCACCCAGATTTAAGAAGACTATTTTTACCAGAAGATTTTGAAGGTGTTTACCCCATGAGAAAGAGCTATAAGATTAAAACGGAGGGGTTATTTGTTGACAAACCAAGCTGA